From Methanosarcina lacustris Z-7289, one genomic window encodes:
- a CDS encoding glycosyltransferase yields the protein MRILYVTEADHSGNNGASINSKGTYMALSSLGQCNLISGSRLLVPEILSSDFSLDYDVCWLRGMFSSFLVENLKKSFMVYDICGILSEEHKLKGNDVLQNKFLYNFQKYCIKKADLVKVHTPKMRKYFEDAGILTDYIQIPPIIDIAQYPYIKKEFNFDNVINVGYSGNSREWQGIPTLLESFNLLQDNSNILLNLIGPSKEEIPANLKNIICLDKCSHNVYISQILPKFDIFVVPRPSNLVTETTTPIKLIEAMASGIPVIASDVGGINEYVQHNKNGYLVEPENPDALANAISKISQNPTLAYKLAKNARITAEETFDYHRVSSQIESELQKFI from the coding sequence ATGAGGATACTGTACGTTACAGAAGCGGATCATAGTGGTAATAACGGAGCTTCTATTAATAGCAAGGGAACTTATATGGCATTGTCGTCTCTTGGTCAATGTAATTTAATTTCTGGAAGCAGGCTTTTAGTTCCGGAAATTTTGTCATCTGATTTTAGTTTAGATTATGATGTATGTTGGTTAAGAGGTATGTTTTCAAGCTTTCTTGTTGAAAATTTAAAAAAATCTTTTATGGTCTATGATATATGTGGTATTCTTAGTGAAGAACATAAATTAAAAGGAAATGATGTTTTACAAAATAAGTTTCTATATAATTTCCAAAAATATTGTATAAAAAAAGCTGATTTAGTTAAAGTTCATACACCGAAAATGAGGAAATATTTCGAAGATGCTGGAATTCTTACAGATTATATTCAAATTCCACCAATAATTGACATTGCACAATATCCATATATTAAAAAAGAATTTAACTTTGATAATGTAATTAATGTTGGATATTCAGGGAATTCGAGAGAATGGCAAGGAATTCCTACTCTTTTAGAATCATTTAATCTTTTGCAGGATAACTCTAATATTCTTTTAAATCTAATTGGACCATCTAAAGAAGAGATTCCTGCAAACTTAAAAAATATAATTTGTTTGGATAAATGTTCTCATAATGTATATATTTCACAAATCCTTCCCAAATTTGATATTTTTGTTGTACCTCGTCCATCGAATCTCGTTACGGAAACAACAACTCCTATAAAACTGATCGAAGCGATGGCTTCTGGGATACCAGTTATTGCTTCTGATGTAGGAGGAATAAACGAATATGTCCAGCATAACAAAAATGGATATTTAGTTGAACCTGAAAATCCAGATGCTTTAGCAAATGCGATATCAAAGATATCACAAAATCCAACACTTGCTTATAAGTTGGCAAAAAATGCTAGAATAACTGCTGAGGAAACTTTTGATTATCATAGAGTTTCAAGTCAAATTGAATCTGAACTACAAAAATTTATATGA
- a CDS encoding glycosyltransferase family 4 protein: MRILIISQHFPPEKSGNASRIFDMSTHLHKLGENVTVLAPHPSFPSGSFKRKWSISESRTVDGVNLVNLFAWQPNSENPCFVDRIAYYLTFPLHTVLWILFNFHKFDVIITSVPPIFTGLGGIPAKLLFKKKWVMDVRDLWINASISLGFLKKGSLFEKMSRAYEQICYSNADVICVTTEELGQDIMRTYKNVAESKIKVTPNGVDTDYFYPVDVPKKNQIIYAGNIGHAQDLEDVILAMKKVNEQFDLKLLIVGNGDIKKHLEKVTVENELTDYVEFPGLLPRKDIPKMLSESLMGVAPLKKLKTLEYAVPTKAYEYMACGIPFVGCGEGEIRKLAKRSGGGIIAENAPGAIADTILYLLKNPAKQAEMGKKGRAFVDKYYSRQQIAANLKFGLESIEVEKQIPIVSDGINYADSQ; encoded by the coding sequence ATGAGGATTCTAATTATATCTCAGCATTTCCCCCCTGAAAAATCCGGTAATGCCTCACGTATTTTTGATATGTCCACTCATCTCCATAAACTGGGTGAAAATGTTACTGTGCTGGCGCCTCACCCCAGTTTTCCATCCGGCTCTTTTAAAAGAAAGTGGAGTATTTCCGAATCTCGAACAGTGGATGGGGTCAACCTGGTAAACCTTTTTGCATGGCAGCCCAATAGCGAAAACCCCTGTTTTGTGGACAGAATTGCCTACTATCTTACTTTTCCGCTTCATACTGTTCTATGGATACTTTTCAATTTCCACAAATTTGATGTAATTATTACTTCTGTTCCACCTATTTTTACCGGTTTAGGAGGAATTCCGGCCAAGTTATTGTTCAAAAAGAAGTGGGTCATGGACGTAAGAGACCTCTGGATCAATGCTTCTATCAGCCTTGGGTTTTTGAAAAAGGGAAGCCTTTTTGAAAAGATGAGCAGGGCATACGAGCAGATCTGCTATTCCAATGCGGATGTGATCTGTGTTACTACCGAAGAACTCGGCCAGGACATCATGAGGACATACAAAAATGTAGCTGAGAGTAAAATAAAGGTTACACCTAATGGTGTGGACACCGATTACTTCTATCCTGTAGATGTCCCAAAGAAGAACCAGATTATATATGCAGGAAACATAGGCCATGCTCAGGACCTTGAGGATGTAATCCTTGCAATGAAAAAAGTCAATGAACAATTCGATCTGAAATTATTGATCGTTGGAAATGGCGATATCAAAAAGCATCTGGAAAAAGTGACTGTAGAGAACGAGCTTACCGATTATGTAGAGTTCCCGGGTCTGCTCCCAAGGAAGGATATCCCGAAAATGCTTTCGGAATCTCTTATGGGTGTAGCTCCCTTAAAGAAGCTAAAAACCCTTGAATATGCGGTTCCAACCAAGGCTTATGAATATATGGCTTGCGGAATTCCCTTTGTCGGGTGCGGGGAAGGAGAAATCCGAAAACTTGCTAAGCGTTCCGGTGGTGGAATTATTGCAGAAAATGCCCCCGGTGCAATTGCAGATACTATATTATACCTGCTGAAAAATCCTGCGAAACAGGCTGAGATGGGTAAAAAAGGCCGGGCTTTTGTGGATAAATATTACAGCAGGCAGCAGATCGCAGCAAACCTTAAATTCGGACTGGAAAGCATCGAAGTTGAAAAACAGATTCCTATTGTCAGCGACGGTATAAATTATGCAGATTCTCAATAA
- a CDS encoding acyltransferase, producing MNYRQMVHFLLNYILNIHFYLNIIYSFFYKYSFKKVGESFIFDGLGSTIINPFNIEIGNDVFIGKNAYISIHNSLKIGNSVMIGPNVTIIGGDHNFAIKGKKMSQVKSGGINLPIVIQDDVWIGANVTILKGVVIGEGSIIGAGSVVTKAIPKYTIAAGNPAKLIRKRFNN from the coding sequence ATGAATTATAGACAAATGGTACATTTCCTTCTTAATTATATTCTAAATATACATTTTTATTTAAATATAATTTACTCATTTTTCTATAAATATTCTTTTAAAAAAGTAGGTGAAAGTTTTATCTTTGACGGGCTTGGCAGCACAATAATTAATCCATTTAACATTGAAATTGGTAATGATGTTTTCATAGGTAAAAATGCATACATTTCAATACATAATTCATTAAAAATTGGTAATAGTGTGATGATTGGTCCTAATGTAACAATTATCGGCGGAGATCATAATTTTGCTATTAAAGGGAAGAAAATGTCTCAAGTTAAATCCGGGGGTATTAATCTCCCTATTGTAATACAAGATGATGTATGGATTGGTGCAAATGTTACAATACTAAAAGGCGTTGTTATTGGCGAGGGTTCTATTATTGGGGCAGGATCAGTGGTGACTAAAGCTATTCCAAAATATACTATAGCTGCTGGAAATCCAGCAAAACTTATTCGAAAACGGTTTAATAATTGA
- a CDS encoding bi-domain-containing oxidoreductase: MKQVVLNLKDGDLTVEDVPIPTLKGSGVLVRNHYSVISAGTESGLVDLADKSLIGKARARPDLAMKVINKAKQDGPISAFQQAMGRLDKREPLGYSSAGTVISVSEDITGIKVGDRVACAGAGYANHADVAFVPKNLCVKVPDNVDLKNACFTTVGSIAMQGVRNADVRVGENVVVVGLGLVGLITVQILKASGCRVFGTDLDEAKVKLAKKLGAEVAFSRNTPNIEESVRQFSRGIGADVTIIAAATRSNDPVDFAGKITRERGKVVIVGLVGMDIPREEYYNKEIELRVSRSYGPGRYDRAYEEFGRDYPAPYVRWTENRNMQAFLDLLSMQKISMDPIISHEFAIEEAPDAYDIIEQRKPYLGIVLRYNTDREIEDKIVLKAPESKPFPSGTPVIGVIGAGIFATSTLLPNLSKIDGIKLKGLSAASGISCESVAKKYGFGYCTSDYHKIMEDPEINCVSIVTRNSLHAPLVIEALKHGKNVLVEKPLALTEEELEAVRAAWKEHGGLVMVGFNRRYSELGTKLRDFFKKRSQPMVALYRVNAESIPKDHWIYDNSEGGSRIITECCHFIDFLQFIIGSSPTEVYARKIEPEIKSPEDNENVSITISFEDGSIGTIIYTTHGDSSLSKEHAEFFADGMAGVITDFKQLELIKGGKKEKITKRMVTEKGHKNEFEKFFEMVKKGSSEYDFEANVLTTLVTIKAVESVQNGLPIMFLKCSSIL, encoded by the coding sequence ATGAAACAGGTTGTCCTGAATCTTAAAGACGGAGATTTGACGGTTGAAGACGTCCCCATCCCCACATTAAAAGGCAGCGGTGTGCTTGTCCGCAACCATTATTCTGTCATTAGTGCAGGCACTGAATCCGGCCTTGTGGACCTTGCCGACAAATCCCTTATAGGAAAAGCAAGGGCGAGGCCAGACCTTGCAATGAAGGTTATAAACAAAGCAAAGCAGGACGGTCCTATTTCAGCATTCCAGCAGGCTATGGGAAGGCTTGATAAGCGGGAGCCCCTTGGCTACAGCAGTGCAGGCACCGTTATTTCCGTAAGCGAGGACATCACAGGCATTAAGGTAGGGGACAGGGTTGCCTGTGCAGGTGCAGGCTATGCCAACCATGCAGATGTTGCATTTGTCCCGAAGAACCTCTGTGTAAAAGTCCCGGATAATGTTGATCTTAAAAATGCCTGTTTTACAACCGTGGGCTCGATTGCAATGCAGGGAGTCCGAAATGCCGATGTGCGGGTCGGGGAAAACGTTGTTGTTGTAGGCCTGGGCCTGGTCGGCCTGATTACTGTCCAGATCCTCAAAGCTTCAGGCTGCCGGGTCTTTGGGACAGACCTTGACGAAGCCAAGGTAAAGCTTGCAAAAAAGCTTGGAGCAGAAGTTGCTTTCTCCCGAAACACTCCCAATATAGAAGAAAGCGTCAGGCAGTTCTCCCGAGGGATCGGGGCCGATGTAACCATCATTGCAGCTGCAACAAGGTCAAACGACCCCGTGGACTTTGCCGGGAAAATAACCCGCGAGCGCGGAAAAGTGGTAATTGTAGGTCTTGTAGGCATGGACATCCCCCGCGAAGAGTATTACAATAAAGAAATCGAACTCCGGGTCTCTCGTTCCTATGGTCCTGGCCGCTACGACCGTGCCTATGAAGAATTCGGCAGGGACTACCCTGCCCCTTACGTCCGCTGGACAGAAAACCGCAATATGCAGGCTTTTCTGGACCTCCTCTCCATGCAAAAAATCTCCATGGACCCTATCATCTCCCATGAATTTGCAATCGAGGAGGCTCCGGACGCCTACGATATCATAGAACAGAGGAAACCCTACCTCGGGATAGTCCTCAGGTATAACACGGACAGGGAAATCGAAGACAAAATCGTGCTTAAAGCCCCGGAATCAAAACCCTTCCCGAGCGGAACCCCGGTTATTGGAGTCATAGGTGCAGGGATCTTTGCAACAAGCACCCTCCTCCCTAACCTCTCAAAAATAGACGGCATAAAACTAAAAGGCCTCTCCGCAGCAAGCGGCATAAGCTGTGAATCCGTTGCCAAGAAATACGGCTTTGGATACTGTACTTCCGATTACCACAAAATAATGGAAGACCCTGAAATCAACTGCGTGAGCATAGTAACCCGAAACAGCCTCCACGCCCCCCTGGTAATCGAAGCCCTCAAGCACGGCAAAAACGTCCTTGTGGAAAAGCCACTCGCCCTCACCGAAGAAGAACTTGAAGCCGTCAGAGCCGCCTGGAAAGAGCACGGAGGCCTTGTAATGGTCGGCTTCAACCGCCGCTACTCCGAACTCGGTACAAAACTCAGGGATTTCTTCAAAAAGCGCTCCCAGCCAATGGTAGCTCTCTACCGCGTAAACGCCGAGTCCATCCCCAAAGATCACTGGATCTACGACAATTCCGAAGGTGGCAGCCGCATAATCACCGAATGTTGCCATTTCATCGATTTCCTGCAATTCATCATAGGCTCATCCCCCACAGAAGTCTACGCCCGAAAAATAGAACCCGAAATCAAAAGCCCCGAAGACAACGAAAACGTCTCAATCACCATCTCCTTTGAAGACGGCTCAATCGGGACTATAATATACACTACCCACGGAGACAGCTCTCTCTCCAAAGAACATGCAGAATTCTTTGCAGATGGGATGGCAGGAGTTATTACGGACTTCAAGCAGCTTGAACTGATCAAGGGCGGGAAGAAAGAGAAGATTACAAAGAGAATGGTAACGGAGAAAGGGCATAAGAATGAGTTTGAAAAGTTCTTTGAGATGGTGAAGAAAGGTTCTTCAGAGTATGATTTTGAAGCAAATGTTTTGACGACCCTTGTAACCATTAAAGCGGTGGAATCTGTTCAAAATGGACTCCCGATAATGTTCTTAAAATGTTCTTCAATTCTCTAG
- a CDS encoding prenyltransferase/squalene oxidase repeat-containing protein — MQILNKRMYSLVSRIIQNGIIPNLKVEGNLAYTVDPVYGISRNRVSAECAKTLIRINGLEGNDYTGLVEKLLNWLLEKQNPDGSWNEVHVKYNHPSALITSIVGEALVDGYLLLKDERFEKAALRAKNFVLTNQFSPGYFKKSSIYVADHLNVDATCGAFLAKYGKVFSNQECLDAARTTAEHICRNQFSDGAFPYTNENKGNYQYCMNVPCVHYQGVTLYYLLKIIDSLDSEWLDPEFEKGVKWLAAVQFPDGKFDWSKSGLMFAYYLSGAYAFAVPCFMYGTKWNSGYSENAEKALKVLDANVKDIVNRWESGSVLSFPASVFTALNTANIGNYPVSHRLFRFGYGMYRQFARRRFSNSVNPKLFNILSGIMNINTSTVEPDNNFPDLFMTSEVLDCLSYSISRQIKN; from the coding sequence ATGCAGATTCTCAATAAGCGGATGTATTCTTTGGTTTCAAGGATTATTCAAAACGGCATTATTCCAAATCTGAAGGTTGAGGGAAACCTTGCTTATACCGTGGACCCAGTCTATGGAATTTCCAGGAATAGAGTGAGTGCCGAATGTGCAAAAACCCTGATCCGGATAAACGGGTTGGAAGGAAACGATTATACAGGCCTGGTTGAAAAACTCCTGAACTGGCTGCTTGAAAAACAGAATCCTGACGGCTCCTGGAATGAAGTGCATGTCAAATACAACCACCCTTCTGCCCTTATAACTTCTATTGTGGGAGAGGCGCTTGTTGATGGTTACTTGCTTCTGAAGGATGAACGCTTTGAAAAGGCTGCTTTGCGGGCAAAAAATTTCGTACTTACAAACCAGTTCTCGCCGGGTTATTTCAAAAAATCTTCCATTTATGTAGCTGACCACCTGAATGTGGATGCCACCTGTGGGGCTTTTCTTGCAAAATACGGGAAAGTATTTTCTAATCAAGAATGTCTCGATGCTGCCAGGACGACAGCAGAACATATCTGCAGGAACCAGTTTTCAGATGGGGCTTTTCCTTACACCAATGAAAATAAAGGCAACTACCAGTACTGCATGAATGTTCCCTGTGTCCACTATCAGGGTGTAACTCTCTATTATCTGCTTAAGATTATAGATTCCCTTGACAGTGAGTGGCTTGACCCTGAATTTGAAAAAGGGGTCAAATGGCTTGCAGCTGTCCAGTTCCCTGATGGGAAGTTTGACTGGTCAAAAAGCGGCCTTATGTTTGCTTACTATCTGAGTGGGGCTTATGCTTTTGCAGTTCCATGCTTTATGTATGGGACAAAATGGAATTCCGGCTATTCGGAAAATGCAGAAAAAGCCCTGAAAGTGCTCGACGCAAACGTCAAAGACATTGTAAACCGCTGGGAAAGTGGCTCGGTGCTGAGTTTTCCGGCTTCGGTTTTCACGGCTCTTAATACTGCAAACATAGGAAATTATCCTGTCAGCCACAGGCTCTTCAGGTTCGGGTATGGAATGTACAGGCAATTTGCCAGACGCAGGTTCTCAAACTCGGTAAATCCAAAACTTTTTAATATTCTTTCAGGCATTATGAATATAAACACATCAACAGTTGAACCTGATAATAATTTTCCTGACCTGTTCATGACTTCGGAAGTGCTGGACTGTTTGAGTTATTCGATATCAAGACAAATTAAAAATTAA
- a CDS encoding RNA-guided endonuclease TnpB family protein — protein sequence MLQGNRFRIYPNKEQKALMEKHFGSCRFVYNKLLELKSLMYKKFRINLSEFELNNYLLVLKEIYPFLKEVNTQSLQQASRNLNSAFNHFFKDEFKYPQKKYKKDHHFSFQVPQHYSINFAAFQILLPKLGWIKVKMHRQLFKEMELENDIIEHDNNAEFLRTVTVSRTPTGKYYISILTEDGKKLPEKQEYTHATMVGVDVGINTFAACSNGEKIDNPRFLKASLQRLKFLQREVSRKIKGSNNWKKAVRKLALIHEKISNQRNDFQHKVSNRLISENQAIAVETLNVKGMIKNHKLAQAISDSAWYSFVQKLMYKAEWVGKTIIKIGMFEPSSKNCNVCGYHNSELTLDIREWQCPECGTLHDRDINAAINIKKIAVGTTV from the coding sequence ATGCTTCAAGGCAACAGATTCCGAATTTACCCTAATAAAGAGCAAAAAGCTCTTATGGAAAAACACTTCGGTAGCTGTCGTTTTGTCTATAATAAACTCCTTGAACTAAAATCGTTAATGTATAAAAAATTCAGAATAAATCTATCGGAATTTGAACTTAATAATTACCTCTTAGTTTTGAAAGAAATATACCCATTCTTAAAAGAAGTTAATACTCAATCCTTACAACAGGCAAGTAGAAACCTTAATTCTGCTTTCAATCATTTTTTTAAAGATGAATTTAAGTATCCTCAAAAGAAATACAAGAAAGATCATCATTTTTCCTTTCAAGTTCCTCAACACTATAGTATTAACTTTGCAGCTTTCCAAATATTGTTACCTAAGTTGGGTTGGATTAAAGTTAAGATGCATAGACAGCTTTTCAAGGAAATGGAACTGGAAAACGATATTATAGAACATGATAATAATGCTGAATTCCTGAGAACTGTAACTGTTTCCAGAACTCCTACAGGAAAATATTATATCAGTATTTTAACTGAGGATGGAAAAAAACTTCCCGAAAAACAAGAATATACTCATGCTACAATGGTAGGAGTAGATGTAGGGATTAATACTTTTGCCGCCTGTTCTAATGGGGAAAAAATAGATAACCCTAGATTCTTGAAAGCTTCATTACAGAGGTTGAAATTCTTACAAAGGGAAGTATCAAGGAAAATAAAGGGGTCAAATAACTGGAAAAAAGCAGTAAGGAAATTGGCATTAATTCATGAGAAAATAAGTAACCAACGTAATGATTTTCAGCATAAAGTTTCAAATCGGTTAATAAGCGAAAACCAAGCAATAGCTGTTGAAACTTTAAATGTGAAGGGAATGATTAAAAACCACAAATTAGCGCAAGCAATATCAGATTCAGCATGGTACTCTTTTGTGCAGAAGTTAATGTATAAAGCTGAATGGGTTGGAAAAACAATAATAAAGATAGGAATGTTTGAACCTTCCTCTAAGAATTGTAATGTTTGTGGTTATCATAATTCCGAATTAACTTTAGATATTAGAGAGTGGCAATGTCCTGAATGTGGAACTTTGCATGATCGGGACATTAACGCCGCTATTAACATTAAGAAAATTGCTGTAGGGACTACAGTTTGA
- a CDS encoding glycosyltransferase family 2 protein: MNNELFMGKSAPSITIKDESLNVRGATPQNVTVILPAFNEEVSIGSIVLLTQHYADHVIVVDDGSSDRTAAIARKAGAHVIVHEGNMGKGAALKTGFTAAVAFGADVIVTMDSDGQHNPSEIPLLVAPIIDGYAEMVNGSRYLSHTDKNTPVYRRVGQAILDTATNMNSGLKITDSQSGFRAFAGSTKDVFRFNATGMAIESEMLADAGRSGLRIKEVEIGVRYDVDGSTMSPIKHGLGVLVMVLKDVEFNRPLYYLTAPGIVLGAGGLVMGAHFLQAFAAGGHLNFGPTMLMILLIIVGTFMTLTGILLHSMSAVVRDAKTV, translated from the coding sequence ATGAATAATGAATTATTTATGGGCAAGAGCGCCCCGTCAATCACAATAAAAGATGAAAGTCTAAATGTGAGAGGTGCAACCCCCCAAAATGTAACCGTGATCCTCCCCGCCTTCAACGAGGAAGTCTCCATCGGCAGCATAGTCCTTCTAACCCAGCATTACGCAGATCACGTAATCGTGGTCGACGACGGCAGCTCGGACAGGACCGCCGCAATCGCCAGGAAAGCAGGAGCTCATGTGATTGTGCACGAGGGAAATATGGGCAAAGGAGCAGCCCTCAAGACCGGCTTCACAGCCGCAGTCGCTTTCGGAGCCGACGTTATTGTTACAATGGACTCGGACGGCCAGCACAATCCCTCTGAAATCCCCTTGCTGGTAGCCCCAATCATTGACGGCTATGCCGAGATGGTCAACGGTAGCCGCTACCTGAGCCACACGGATAAAAACACCCCTGTCTACCGTCGTGTTGGCCAGGCAATCCTTGACACTGCCACAAATATGAACTCAGGCCTCAAGATCACAGACTCGCAGAGTGGTTTCCGTGCTTTTGCAGGCTCAACAAAAGATGTCTTCCGTTTCAATGCAACAGGCATGGCAATAGAAAGTGAAATGCTTGCAGACGCAGGCAGGTCCGGCCTCCGCATAAAAGAAGTAGAAATCGGAGTCCGCTACGACGTTGACGGCTCAACCATGAGCCCTATAAAGCACGGTTTAGGTGTTCTTGTCATGGTCTTAAAGGACGTCGAGTTCAACAGGCCTCTATATTACTTGACAGCCCCTGGCATTGTCCTCGGAGCAGGCGGCCTGGTTATGGGTGCACATTTCTTACAAGCCTTTGCAGCGGGAGGGCACCTGAATTTTGGCCCGACAATGCTCATGATCCTGCTTATTATTGTAGGGACTTTTATGACACTGACAGGAATTTTGCTGCATTCGATGTCTGCGGTTGTGAGGGATGCGAAGACTGTTTAA
- a CDS encoding glycosyltransferase family 4 protein: MKILFVGSYPPPYGGVTTHIKRLTNLLFNVGYNITILDVVNGDFKKINKNICIIPLRLKYIKLIVQSFSTANIVHIHTSGYGKYWRESLLIILSKISNNKVVITIHGGLFPEYVSKCSAVSIFCLKFWLKYSNKIIFVSCLQKNAVKKYILSKEINKFEIIPAYLPEEKGDMTNNDLKNSFVEPDKNYFNVLVMGNWLELYGLDIFIYAVKKLIDNGINLKANILIYIYSEPDLSYKMKIESLIESLNLRENVTFIPETDDTSSVYRVTDIFVRPTHTDGDAMSVREAISFGIPVIASDVCERPEGVVLFKNKDPADLAQKLQHVLDNFNFFKIHVSDSEPRAYGEKLVQIYSNLF; this comes from the coding sequence ATGAAAATATTATTTGTTGGATCTTATCCTCCACCTTATGGTGGAGTTACAACACACATAAAGAGATTAACTAATCTTCTATTTAATGTCGGTTATAATATTACAATTTTGGATGTTGTAAATGGAGATTTTAAAAAAATAAATAAAAACATTTGCATTATCCCATTAAGATTGAAATACATAAAGTTGATCGTCCAAAGTTTTTCAACAGCCAATATAGTTCACATCCATACTTCAGGTTATGGAAAATATTGGAGAGAATCATTACTAATCATCTTGTCAAAAATTAGTAATAACAAAGTAGTTATTACTATACATGGTGGATTATTCCCTGAATATGTATCTAAGTGTTCGGCCGTTTCTATATTTTGCTTAAAATTTTGGTTAAAATATTCAAATAAAATAATTTTTGTAAGTTGTTTGCAAAAAAACGCAGTAAAAAAATACATTTTATCTAAAGAAATTAATAAGTTTGAAATTATTCCAGCGTATCTACCTGAGGAAAAAGGTGATATGACTAACAATGATTTAAAAAATAGTTTTGTCGAGCCTGATAAAAATTATTTTAATGTTTTAGTGATGGGAAACTGGTTAGAACTGTATGGTCTTGATATTTTCATATATGCAGTAAAAAAACTAATTGATAATGGTATTAATCTTAAAGCAAATATTTTGATCTATATTTATTCTGAACCGGATTTGTCCTATAAAATGAAAATTGAGTCCTTAATTGAAAGTTTAAATTTAAGGGAAAATGTGACTTTTATACCTGAAACAGATGATACTAGTTCTGTTTATAGAGTTACAGATATATTTGTAAGGCCTACACACACAGATGGAGATGCAATGTCTGTCCGGGAAGCCATTTCTTTTGGAATTCCTGTAATTGCGAGTGATGTATGTGAGAGGCCTGAAGGTGTGGTTTTGTTCAAAAATAAAGACCCTGCCGATTTGGCTCAAAAATTACAACATGTATTAGATAATTTCAATTTTTTTAAAATACATGTTTCTGATTCGGAGCCGCGAGCATATGGTGAAAAATTAGTTCAAATTTATAGTAATTTATTCTGA